Proteins encoded in a region of the Vicia villosa cultivar HV-30 ecotype Madison, WI linkage group LG5, Vvil1.0, whole genome shotgun sequence genome:
- the LOC131606682 gene encoding equilibrative nucleotide transporter 3-like → MVDTEPPPRLEGKYAAIVICWFLGIGGLFAWNSMLTIVDYYIYLFPKYHPSRVLTIVYQPFAFGTLAILAYNEAKINTRLRNLFGYTVYFFGILALLILDLATSGKGGIGTFIGICIVSGVFGISDAHVQGGMVGDLSYMLPEFIQSFLAGSAASGAIISVLRLITKAVFENSPNGLRKGAILFFALSAFFEFLCVVLYASVFPKLAIVKYYRSKTASEGSKTVTADLAAAGIQTSPGEATEDSKQQERKGMKQLFVENIDYALDLFLIYVLTLSIFPGFLSEDTGSHSLGTWYALVLIAMFNICDLLGRYIPLVKILNLESRKLIMIAVISRFLLIPAFYFTAKYGTQGWMILLTSFLGLTNGYLTICVFTSAPKGYKGPEQNALGNMLVLCLLGGLFAGVTLDWLWLIGKGW, encoded by the exons ATGGTCGACACTGAGCCTCCACCGCGTCTTGAG GGTAAATATGCTGCAATAGTGATTTGCTGGTTTCTTGGTATTGGAGGTCTTTTTGCTTGGAACAGTATGCTGACTATAGTAGATTACTATATTTACTTGTTTCCG AAATACCACCCTTCTAGGGTGCTAACTATTGTATATCAGCCATTTGCATTTGGAACACTAGCAATTCTGGCTTACAATGAGGCAAAAATCAATACAAGACTACGGAACTTGTTTGGATATACCGTCTATTTCTTTGGCATTTTGGCATTGTTAATT TTGGATTTAGCAACATCTGGTAAAGGAGGGATTGGAACCTTCATTGGCATATGCATAGTTAGTGGTGTATTTGGAATATCAGATGCTCATGTACAAGGCGGAATGGTTGGAGACTTGTCCTACATGCTTCCAGAATTCATTCAG TCTTTCCTCGCTGGTTCTGCGGCGTCTGGAGCCATAATATCGGTTTTGAGGTTAATTACAAAAGCAGTATTTGAGAATTCTCCAAACGGTCTTCGCAAAGGAGCTA TTCTGTTCTTTGCCCTATCCGCATTTTTTGAGTTTCTGTGTGTTGTTCTCTATGCATCTGTCTTTCCTAAACTAGCAATCGTGAAGTATTACCGTTCAAAAACAGCATCCGAAGGATCCAAAACGGTTACAGCTGACCTTGCTGCCGCAGGCATACAGACCTCACCGGGCGAA GCAACAGAAGATTCAAAACAGCAGGAGCGCAAAGGAATGAAACAGTTGTTTGTAGAAAACATTGATTATGCACTTGATTTGTTCCTGATTTATGTGCTAACACTGTCTATTTTCCCCGGCTTCTTATCAGAAGATACTGGATCACATAGTTTAGGCACATG GTATGCTCTTGTTTTAATTGCCATGTTTAATATATGTGATCTTCTCGGAAGATACATTCCACTTGTGAAAATATTAAACTTGGAGTCGAGAAAGTTGATCATGATAGCAGTTATTTCTCGTTTTTTACTTATACCGGCATTTTATTTCACTGCAAAGTATGGTACTCAGGGCTGGATGATATTGTTGACATCTTTCTTGGGGTTAACCAATGGTTACCTCACTATCTGCGTTTTCACTTCTGCACCTAAAGGTTACAAG GGACCTGAACAAAATGCTTTGGGGAATATGTTGGTGTTGTGTCTTCTTGGAGGTCTTTTTGCAGGGGTAACACTTGACTGGTTGTGGTTAATAGGTAAAGGATGGTGA
- the LOC131606683 gene encoding equilibrative nucleotide transporter 3-like, translated as MVDGEPPPRLQGKFTATVVCWLLGNGVLFCWNSMLTIQDYYVSLFPNYHPARVLSLVYQPFAFGTLAILAYNEAKINTRQRNLFGFALFFFGVLAVLILDLATSGKGGIGTYIGICMVSGVFGIADANAQGGMIGDLSYMHPELLQSFLAGEAASGALTSALRLITKAAFDNSQDGLRKGAILFFSISTFFVLLCLVLYGFVFPKLPIVKYYRSKAASEGSKTVSSDLAAAGIHSETGESRQFERKENKELLMENIDYALNLFMIYLLTLSIFPGFLTEDTGKHSLGTWYALVLITMYNVWDLIGRYIPLIKILDLESRKLITTACISRFLLIPAFYFTAKYGTQGWMILLTSFLGLSNGYLTVCVLTAAPKGYKGPEQNALGNLLVLFLLGGIFAGVTLDWLWLIGKGW; from the exons ATGGTTGACGGTGAACCTCCACCGCGTCTTCAG GGAAAATTTACTGCAACAGTGGTTTGTTGGCTTCTTGGCAATGGAGTTCTTTTCTGTTGGAATAGTATGCTCACAATTCAAGATTACTATGTTTCTTTGTTTCCG AATTACCATCCCGCTAGAGTTCTTAGTCTTGTATATCAACCATTTGCATTTGGAACACTAGCAATACTAGCTTATAACGAGGCGAAAATCAATACAAGGCAGCGGAATCTATTCGGATTCGCGCTCTTTTTCTTCGGCGTTTTGGCTGTGTTAATT TTGGACTTAGCAACATCTGGTAAAGGAGGGATTGGAACTTACATTGGCATATGTATGGTTAGTGGTGTGTTTGGAATAGCAGATGCTAATGCACAAGGTGGAATGATTGGAGATTTGTCCTACATGCATCCGGAACTTCTTCAG TCTTTCCTTGCTGGTGAAGCAGCATCGGGCGCGCTAACATCTGCTTTGAGGTTAATTACCAAAGCTGCATTTGATAATTCTCAGGACGGTCTTCGCAAAGGAGCAA TTCTGTTCTTTTCTATATCAACATTCTTTGTGCTTCTTTGTCTTGTTCTCTATGGATTTGTATTTCCTAAACTACCAATTGTGAAGTACTACCGATCAAAAGCAGCGTCTGAAGGGTCAAAAACTGTTTCTTCCGACCTTGCTGCAGCTGGCATTCATTCT GAAACCGGAGAATCAAGACAATTTGAGCGcaaggaaaataaagaattgttaaTGGAAAACATTGATTATGCACTTAATTTGTTTATGATATATTTGTTGACATTGTCGATATTCCCTGGATTCTTAACAGAAGATACCGGAAAACACAGTTTAGGCACATG GTATGCTCTTGTTTTAATTACAATGTACAATGTGTGGGATCTTATCGGAAGATACATTCCGCTGATTAAAATCCTGGATTTGGAGTCGAGAAAGTTGATCACTACCGCGTGCATTTCTCGATTCTTACTTATTCCTGCATTTTATTTCACTGCAAAATATGGTACTCAGGGTTGGATGATATTGTTGACATCTTTCTTGGGATTATCTAATGGTTACCTTACTGTTTGTGTTCTCACTGCTGCACCCAAAGGTTACAAG GGACCTGAACAAAATGCCTTGGGAAATCTGTTGGTATTGTTTCTTCTTGGAGGTATTTTTGCTGGGGTGACACTTGACTGGTTGTGGTTAATAGGCAAAGGATGGTGA